In Festucalex cinctus isolate MCC-2025b chromosome 1, RoL_Fcin_1.0, whole genome shotgun sequence, the sequence AGATGAGGTTAATGCCATTGCTATGACGTTACAATTCCAAAATAGCATTGTCTCATATGATAGACGTGTTTTGAATGATTACAAGGGCGCTAGTTTGGCAGAATGCTGTGAGAAGAGAGATGGGGGGGAAAAGTACATCTAGAAAAACTAGAAATActtgaaataaacaaaaacggtGGGTCAGTGCTGTGGTCATGTTAACTTAGTGTTAACATTCTGAAATTAAGTTCACGTAACCAAGACAAAACATGAATGAATATAAATTTACCATGGCTGGATACTCTGTTTGTGGCGTCATTGATTAAAATCCTACTCTTCGCAACGACATTTAACAAACAAATGCCCTCCTAATGATTCCGGATCAGGTCGCTTTGAGTGTTACATAGAAATTGGTCCGCTGATGTAATGTTTTCGAGAAGCACGTCTTTCCGCTGAATGGAAGCGAAacccaaaaataaacaaatgataatataatttatatataataaaatacgaCACGAGTTATTTGGTTGAATGTGAAAAATATCATCATCAAAATATATTGGTAACTACAGATTACGAACGTCGGCACTTGCTATTATTCTGAAAAAAATTGTTGCTTCCGGCCTGGACACGTTCGTGATACGGAACTAGTCTTTTCGCATACTGGTACGATTAATAAATTTGATGTCGTTGACCTGATTAAGACACTAAATTGGCCTGCAGTTTTTGTTATGATGCTGGAAAGGAGCACGGTGACAGTTGTGGCAGATATATTCTTCAGCAGAAGACATGCACCCGAAGAAGTCATCCACTGCTGCTGCTCCAGAGTTTTTGTGCAGTCCGTGAGCTTTTCTCATCTCCAACTATATCTTGCAAACATGCGCACTTGTTACTATGTATCAATTGGTTAGATACGGTGTTTATCGTCTTTTGTCCCCTAGCGATCGAGAGCTATATCGGTCAGATAATAGGCTTCTATCACCTGTACAGGCAGACGCTGCAATCCAAGGTAAATCACTATTATTCTATTATTAATAAAACGGTGTGTCTCAGTCAGACTTGACTGGGTGTATCCTTAGTGCCCGTGTCCTTTAAATCTCCCGGATGAAAACGCGAGGATGATTCATTGGCTAGATAGATAATTTCAGTCATGTTACATCATTCCCTTGTCTGTAGAAGCGGAAAATGAAGAAGAGGAGGGTGATGAGGAAGTTGAATGTTTAGATGAAGAGGCTCAGTTGATGTTTAGCATGGGTCTGCCTCTTGCTTTTGCCAGCTCATCCAAACAGCGTAAAGAGGTACTTTTCAAGTGTGAATATTATATCCCTCTGTTAGTAATACCATATTATTGCCATCAGATGTAATAAGGTCTGAATTATATTTTTGATCATGTGGCAGGAGAAGAGATCTACGGAACGAAGAGTTACCTATAAGACAGAATCTCTTGAGGAAGAGGAGCAAGATTCACAATTTCCTGACAAAGGTAATATAGACCTAATATttatgtatctatttatttatttatttttttcgaacCAGCAATTCTTGTTGTGGTTACCATAGAAAAGATTTCCTTGGTTGAATTAGACTGTGGTGTTGTTATTgaaaagaacccccccccccccccccccccaaaaaaaaaaaaaaactataataatgttGAACCAAGAAACACTCTCTGTTAGGGGCCTTTATGCTCCATAAAGAAACTGGCTTATTTCCTAATCCCGTTTGTTCAAGCAGAACAAAATTATGCTAGCAATTGGGCATGGTTGTTGCGCCATCATTAATTACACAAACGCAAGTCTAACAAAAGCATTCTAGGCAGGGCAGGTTTCAAAGACGAATTAAAAGGACTCACCCTAAACTCCTCCCAGACCATAAAACCCTAATTCAACCACAAAATGTATTCTCATTATTCACTGTGATTTGTATGTTTATCAAGTTTGCACAGACATCAGTGATCCACTGGATGAAGAACTGAAGACAAAGACACAGAGCGAAGGAGTAGAAACTCCACCTGCCAATGATGCTGGCTGGGAGACATATTGGGGTAGGACTGATGCGAAAATTCCAGTCAAAATGTGGACAAATTCCATTTTCTGAATGAGAAAATGTGTCTAATCATTTTGGATCAAACTACTGTACATCAATTGATCCAGTCCAAAGGATAATTGAATGCGTTACTGCACAACTTTTAGTAAGCTTGCGTGATTTATCGTGGTCTGACATCACACTCCATGGAATGTTCCGCTAAGTTATGTTGTGTGCCTACAACCCTGTTTGACAACATATCTAAATTGTCTTTTAGTTGGTTTTATCTGTTGTTTTATGTATTCCTGTCTGCAAAAGCTCAACAAGGTGAAACGCTTCTGTGGAACAGCTGGGTGGAGAAACATGCTGATGAGTTGCGATCTTCAGAAGGTTCCCACTGTGTAATTGCCCCGTGGGACGACCCCAACACCAAGGCCGCCTGGGATCAACACGCTGCAGAAACGTATTATTACTACTGGGAGCAATACTCATACTGGGCAGCACAGGGCTGGACCACTGACGTATCTTGTGAGAAGAACACTTGGGAAGAAACTACCGAAGAGGGGATGGATGGAGGCATAGGGACACACTCCGAGGAGTGGCTGGATGAAAAGACTGGTGGTCAAGGTGGTGTTGAGGTTTTAAATGATCTCCTCGTAAAGAACTGTACTTTAGAGGCAGGTGGGAGCATCTCAACTGACTGTGGAACAACTACACAGTGTTCAAATATCACAAAGAAACCAGCAGAAGACTGTATTTCTGAGCCTTGTGATGCTGGAAATCATGGCAAGAGATCAGATGTTTCCTCACAGCAGAACGGAACGCAACACACAGGTGAGCTGAAGTAAATAGAAGTTGTATTATATCAGGCACATTGTTTCAGAATTatgtaatggggaaaaaaaatgtgtaagctTATAGTCCTATGCCACAAGTGATGACAGCATAGTGAAATAGTGGTTCACACATCTGCTTCAGGTTCTGTGTTGGAATCTCCGCCTTTCCGGCAGTATAAACGTTCTCCCTGTGCTTTTGTGCGGGTTAAAAGTTTTTAGATTCTTAATTGCCCATATAGAGTGTGACTTGTTGGTTGTTCTCTATGATTgattggtgaccagtccagagtAGGCATCAGAATCAGAATCCTGGACCGAGTACTGGTTTGAAGGTTTACCGCGGTTTTAAAGAGTCAAATAACCGCCAAGATTGTCCCTCGctagcttttgtttttttttaagcgacttgTAAGCATCTGaactctgattggctgcttgcagacAACAATTAACAGGCTGCCTCTTTCAAGCTAACAATGAGAGGTcagctgctcttttttttctctcttcttctCAGCTGagcagagaggggaggggtgagctGTTACATGGAGTGGAAGAGAGAGGaaggacgaagggagagtttcAACTCTtctcatctttatttatgtacACTTTCACAACAGCTACCTGACAGAGAGTTAGGCGTGTCCGcaatttacccaaatatttcaaagaatgacattttaaagctgtaattttatttcagtgactgcaatatttttgctcatggtTATACAGACAGAATCTAATATTGGTATTATCCTAGTCTAGGCTGTACCGCACCTCTCACCCAGAGTCAGGTGGGATTGACTGTAGCTCACCTTAATGAGGACCAGTGatccagaaaatggatgaatgaaggAATTGATTGTATTAAATTTGAACTAGGGATGACCGATTTAACATTTCGTAAATCCGTGGTCAGGAATTGGGTCAATTGTTGCTTATgttgtttcactttttttttttttttttttttttttgtattttaggtGGTAGAAGATACTAAAGAAAATGTATGCTATTCTACATTTAAATGTTTACCACCCAAGTTTGTAGGTCTATGCAGGATTGCAAaattgatgttatttattttatttatgtgaaAAAATGTCCCACACTAGTGAGAATGGATTGTTGTATCAATACTCTGTATATCaatatatttgttcttattctgtttgtttgtttgtttgtttgtttaattagaTTCCCATCAGGCTGCTGGCAGCCTTAACATACATTTGGGTTCTACAAATCAGATATCAAATGGGgacgatgatggtgatgatgaaaaTCCCACAAGAGGAGGACCAAGTAAAGTAAAACGCAGGTGGAATTTGAACATTTACTTCTTCTCTATTGCTTTTTCCTCATCAATCAAATAGATAAACTTTCATTAagcaaaacaaactcaaaagtaTAGTGAAATTCTAGTACAGCAGATATTTTTATAGGGAAAGGAAGCGAGGACTATAACAGCACTTTGAAAAACAATCCCTGCAGCATAAGATCGAACACAGTGCACATATTTAGAATATAAATCAATATTATTGTCTTATTAAAGTATGCAGGAAGAGCTCCCTTCAAATCTAGACACTATTATTCTGCATTGTTGCATGTGTTAAGCTGTTAGTAGAAAAGAGAGAGGAGCAAGATTGAAATCTCCAAAGACAAGGGAGATGTTGTTAATAGGCTGCTGCTTGGAACAAGTGCCGGTATTCTCCAGCAAAACGTCACAGCTAAAATCCTGGAAATAGTGCAGAAAGGTTTAGGTAAATAGAACAATAATTGGTAACAAAGTTGGTGACACAGTTGTGAGtcaaatattgtgaaattactgtataCTTTATAATTGCATCGTGTAAAAATGACTTAACTGATGGACTTTTTATCATTTTGTCTGCAGTCATGAATTTGATGTGGAGGAGAGCCCACATTTAGCAAGTGATGAAGCCTGGAGCAAACTTGGACTCAAACACAATCCAGAATCACTGTGCGTCTGACTTcttactgatttatttattattttttatcttcaTGCCAAGTTTGTTTTAGTCCATTGCATTAGATATCAATGAATCATGTatctaaaaataattcaattgtaCCCGTTTGTCAGGTTCGACAGTGTGTTCAACTTTAAAGACAGTTTGGGTCAGAAGCGTCAGAGGCGGTGGTGCTCGAAGAGAAGTGGCAGCAGCATGAACAAACACATCAGATTCACTGAGACAGATGAAGATCAAACACAGCCGCAGTGTAGCACCACCCTGCAAAAGGTAGGAATGTgtgtttgaaattattttttaacacatcCCTGTTAAAATGCCAGGTAGAtatgatgtatttttatttattttttttaaatcatccttAACAATGTCTTGGTGGACAACTGATTGGAAGATTTGATCTTGGACCAGTTGCCACCCAAATCTGGTGTGGTTAACACCATTTAAGCTGAAATGTGAACATTAAACCAATCCAAGTTGaaataatcacaaaaacaaaaaaaacccacatatttAAGTGTAAAACTCGATGTTTTCGAAGCGCTGTTTCTCTCAGCTGCTTGCCTCAGTTTGTGAATGGGCAGTGTTGCCAGGAAAAGACCACAGCTGATAGAAGTGGACaaacaataatataataataatcctacAATGCAATTTATAATGCAACATTTCTGCTGCATATTGTCACATAATCTGTGACGTACCTTTTTTAGATGATAAAAATAGTCAGTGTTAACcctaaacaaacccaacatgcatgttgtgttttttttttggtctaaaattAAAACTTTTGATGGCATGTGTTCAAGTAGCAAAATCGTTAGGCCCAAGCGCATTACTGACACGTATGAAATTCCAGTATGCATGTATTGAAACAAACCTACTGCACATTGAACCAATCATGGGCGTGTCATGCACAGTTCTATAGGTGACTGTCATTTGAAATATAGAAAGAAGTGACAGTAGACCATTTTGTAAATAAGGGTTTTGAATAAAATGATGACTGTTCTGGGCTTGTTTCGCAGGTCCAAAACTTCCTTGAGAAGATTCAGAGTGAGGCACATATGACTGTAAACGTGCAAGACCAGCATGAACGAGGAAGCGTGCACTCTGAGGAGAAGCCTCCCACTTCAGCTTCCACAGAGAGAAATGATGCGAGTAGTGAGAAGGACATTGCACATGGAAGTGGTAAATCCATGGAAGAGGAGAGTCCTGCTTTTTTGAACACCGAAGAGGAGGGCATCTCTCAGAGCTGCTCGAGCGAGGAGCACAATAGGCGTCTACAATGTCTGGAAGTCCCAGACTTTCTCTTGCCCGACACACCTGCAGGAAATGGCGGTGAGAACAAAACTGTCAGTTTCAAATTGGATATTTCAACTTTAGACCTGTATCTAAAGTTCATAGTATGCATTATGGGGACACCATGGTGGCTacctactattattattattaagttgcACACTTCTGTAGTTATTCTAATCATCCAGAGGAGCATTTAAGAAGTCTTGAGTTCACTGATGTGACTGGAACTGATTACAATGTCTGCTCGTAACAACTTTTGATACAGTACAATTTGCACGTTTTACAATGCTTGTTGTTTGTATGTGTTCCACATATTGCAGCACATTTGGGAAAATAATGTTGTATGTTTTGGAATGTGAAAGACACAAAGAAGCCAAAGAAGAAGAGTAAGCGATGGAAGAGGCAGCAGATACCGGCAGACATGGCAGCAGAACCAGGGCTGGCCAAATACTGGGCTCAGCGTTACAGACTCTTCTCTCGCTTTGA encodes:
- the tgs1 gene encoding trimethylguanosine synthase isoform X1, with amino-acid sequence MMLERSTVTVVADIFFSRRHAPEEVIHCCCSRVFVHDRELYRSDNRLLSPVQADAAIQEAENEEEEGDEEVECLDEEAQLMFSMGLPLAFASSSKQRKEEKRSTERRVTYKTESLEEEEQDSQFPDKVCTDISDPLDEELKTKTQSEGVETPPANDAGWETYWAQQGETLLWNSWVEKHADELRSSEGSHCVIAPWDDPNTKAAWDQHAAETYYYYWEQYSYWAAQGWTTDVSCEKNTWEETTEEGMDGGIGTHSEEWLDEKTGGQGGVEVLNDLLVKNCTLEAGGSISTDCGTTTQCSNITKKPAEDCISEPCDAGNHGKRSDVSSQQNGTQHTDSHQAAGSLNIHLGSTNQISNGDDDGDDENPTRGGPSKVKRSHEFDVEESPHLASDEAWSKLGLKHNPESLFDSVFNFKDSLGQKRQRRWCSKRSGSSMNKHIRFTETDEDQTQPQCSTTLQKVQNFLEKIQSEAHMTVNVQDQHERGSVHSEEKPPTSASTERNDASSEKDIAHGSGKSMEEESPAFLNTEEEGISQSCSSEEHNRRLQCLEVPDFLLPDTPAGNGDTKKPKKKSKRWKRQQIPADMAAEPGLAKYWAQRYRLFSRFDEGIKLDREGWFSVTPEKIAEHIALRVESSFSNTQLIIDAFCGVGGNAIQFALTGKRVLAVDIDPVRLDLARHNATVYGVAHQIEFLQGDFLQLAPRLCGDVVFLSPPWGGPDYLTAEVFDIKTMMEPDGFQIFHLAKQISDNIVYFLPRNADMDQIASLAGPGGKVEVEQNFLNNKLKTLTAYFGSLIKSDT
- the tgs1 gene encoding trimethylguanosine synthase isoform X2, with protein sequence MHPKKSSTAAAPEFLCSPDRELYRSDNRLLSPVQADAAIQEAENEEEEGDEEVECLDEEAQLMFSMGLPLAFASSSKQRKEEKRSTERRVTYKTESLEEEEQDSQFPDKVCTDISDPLDEELKTKTQSEGVETPPANDAGWETYWAQQGETLLWNSWVEKHADELRSSEGSHCVIAPWDDPNTKAAWDQHAAETYYYYWEQYSYWAAQGWTTDVSCEKNTWEETTEEGMDGGIGTHSEEWLDEKTGGQGGVEVLNDLLVKNCTLEAGGSISTDCGTTTQCSNITKKPAEDCISEPCDAGNHGKRSDVSSQQNGTQHTDSHQAAGSLNIHLGSTNQISNGDDDGDDENPTRGGPSKVKRSHEFDVEESPHLASDEAWSKLGLKHNPESLFDSVFNFKDSLGQKRQRRWCSKRSGSSMNKHIRFTETDEDQTQPQCSTTLQKVQNFLEKIQSEAHMTVNVQDQHERGSVHSEEKPPTSASTERNDASSEKDIAHGSGKSMEEESPAFLNTEEEGISQSCSSEEHNRRLQCLEVPDFLLPDTPAGNGDTKKPKKKSKRWKRQQIPADMAAEPGLAKYWAQRYRLFSRFDEGIKLDREGWFSVTPEKIAEHIALRVESSFSNTQLIIDAFCGVGGNAIQFALTGKRVLAVDIDPVRLDLARHNATVYGVAHQIEFLQGDFLQLAPRLCGDVVFLSPPWGGPDYLTAEVFDIKTMMEPDGFQIFHLAKQISDNIVYFLPRNADMDQIASLAGPGGKVEVEQNFLNNKLKTLTAYFGSLIKSDT